Proteins encoded by one window of Yersinia massiliensis:
- a CDS encoding ParD-like family protein, which produces MGIVKISDLMHENLRIASNAMSRSINSQAEHWLKIGMLAELYPQLTHHELARALVQAELHGGADITRMIQNDAQLNKEEEAQ; this is translated from the coding sequence ATGGGTATCGTAAAAATCTCCGATTTGATGCATGAAAACCTGCGTATCGCCAGCAACGCCATGAGCCGCTCCATTAATTCGCAGGCTGAGCACTGGCTCAAAATAGGGATGCTGGCAGAACTTTATCCCCAATTAACCCATCATGAACTTGCCAGAGCATTGGTTCAGGCAGAACTCCATGGCGGAGCTGACATTACCAGAATGATTCAAAATGACGCTCAGTTGAATAAAGAAGAGGAAGCACAATGA
- the kbaY gene encoding tagatose-bisphosphate aldolase subunit KbaY produces MSIISTKYLLQDAQARGYAVPAFNIHNAETIQAILEVCKEMQSPVILAGTPGTFKHIAFEEIYALCKAYSESYGMPLALHLDHHESLEDISRKVNAGVRSAMIDGSHFPFAENVRLVKTVVDFCHRHDCSVEAELGRLGGVEDDMEVDEESAFLTDPQEARRFVELTGVDSLAVAIGTAHGLYTKRPKIDFKRLAEINEVVDIPLVLHGASDVPDEYVRRAIELGVCKVNVATELKIAFAAAVKKWFGDNPEGNDPRFYMRVGMDAMKEVVRSKITVCGSANKLIPETETSL; encoded by the coding sequence ATGAGCATCATTTCGACTAAATATCTGTTGCAAGACGCGCAGGCTCGAGGTTACGCCGTTCCCGCTTTTAACATCCATAACGCGGAAACCATTCAGGCCATTCTTGAAGTCTGCAAAGAGATGCAGTCACCGGTTATCCTTGCGGGCACACCGGGCACCTTTAAACACATTGCCTTTGAAGAGATCTACGCACTGTGTAAAGCCTACTCTGAAAGCTATGGTATGCCACTTGCACTGCATCTTGATCACCATGAATCACTGGAAGATATCAGCCGCAAGGTCAATGCTGGTGTCCGTAGTGCGATGATTGATGGCAGCCATTTCCCCTTTGCCGAGAACGTGCGCTTAGTTAAAACCGTGGTTGATTTTTGCCATCGCCACGATTGCAGCGTGGAAGCTGAGTTAGGGCGTTTGGGGGGGGTGGAAGACGATATGGAAGTCGATGAAGAGAGTGCGTTTCTCACCGATCCACAAGAAGCACGGCGCTTTGTCGAACTCACGGGGGTCGATAGCCTTGCTGTTGCTATCGGTACGGCCCACGGGTTGTACACCAAACGCCCCAAAATTGATTTTAAGCGTTTGGCAGAAATCAACGAAGTGGTCGATATTCCGCTGGTTCTGCACGGTGCCAGCGATGTGCCTGATGAGTATGTCAGACGTGCCATTGAGCTGGGGGTGTGCAAAGTCAATGTCGCTACTGAGCTAAAAATCGCTTTCGCGGCGGCGGTCAAAAAATGGTTTGGTGATAACCCCGAAGGCAATGATCCTCGTTTTTACATGCGCGTCGGTATGGACGCCATGAAAGAAGTGGTCCGCAGTAAAATCACCGTCTGTGGCTCGGCGAATAAATTAATCCCTGAAACTGAAACCTCGCTTTAA
- a CDS encoding enterotoxin translates to MKIMIKSSLLLLLVSHGALASEYLLNNDKIALSFNDANSAVVIQDKISNHKLAPVELFFLTLPNEEVIHAADFKIKNVSQKGDAIHINYEHKDFDVVVVLNVLKGKYASIDYQIQAKGQPRDVAKITFFPTKGQSQAPYVDGAINSSPIIADSFFILPEKPIVNTYAYETTTNLNVPLKTPITTDAPVTFTTYFGTFEESNQLRRSFNQFINEMRARPYHPYLHYNSWMDIGFFTTYTEQEVLNRMDTYANELIKKRGVKLDGFLLDDGWDDRTGKWLFGPAFSQGFGVVKDKADSLHTSVGLWLSPWGGYNKPRDIRVSHAKENGFETVDGKFALSGPNYFRNFNEQIIKLIKNEHITSFKLDGMGNANSHIQGSQFASDFDASIELIKNMREVNKDLFINLTTGTDASPSWLFYADSIWRQGDDINLFGKGSPAQQWMTYRDAETYRSIVRKGPLFPINSLMYHGIVSAENAYFGLEKEQTDRDFADQVWSYFATGTQLQELYITPSLLNSHKWDTLANAAKWSRENSDVLVDTHWIGGNPTSLEVYGWASWNPNKAILGLRNPLDKEQSYYLDLTKSFEIPSGETTSFTLKPVYGANTTLPVDYSKPVIITLKPLETLVIEAAPVARIK, encoded by the coding sequence ATGAAAATAATGATAAAGAGCTCACTGCTCTTGTTGCTGGTGAGCCATGGCGCCCTTGCCTCCGAATACCTGCTGAATAACGATAAAATAGCCCTCTCTTTTAACGATGCAAACTCCGCTGTCGTGATACAAGATAAGATTTCAAACCATAAACTTGCCCCGGTGGAACTGTTCTTTCTGACACTGCCTAACGAAGAGGTGATCCACGCCGCCGACTTTAAAATTAAGAATGTCAGTCAGAAAGGCGATGCCATTCATATCAATTACGAACATAAAGACTTTGATGTCGTCGTGGTGCTCAACGTATTAAAAGGGAAATACGCCAGTATCGACTACCAGATTCAAGCGAAAGGTCAGCCACGCGATGTGGCGAAAATAACCTTCTTCCCGACCAAAGGGCAATCCCAAGCCCCTTACGTAGATGGTGCCATCAATAGCTCGCCGATCATTGCTGACAGTTTCTTTATTCTGCCGGAAAAACCGATCGTCAATACCTATGCCTATGAAACAACAACCAATTTGAATGTGCCGCTAAAAACGCCTATTACGACGGATGCACCTGTCACCTTCACTACCTATTTCGGCACCTTTGAAGAAAGTAATCAGCTTCGCCGTAGCTTTAACCAATTTATCAATGAGATGCGTGCGCGCCCCTATCACCCCTACCTTCACTACAATAGCTGGATGGATATTGGTTTCTTCACCACCTACACCGAGCAAGAAGTGCTCAACCGTATGGATACCTACGCTAACGAGCTGATTAAAAAACGTGGGGTAAAACTGGACGGCTTCTTACTGGATGACGGCTGGGATGACCGCACCGGCAAATGGCTGTTTGGCCCTGCGTTTAGCCAAGGATTCGGGGTAGTGAAAGATAAGGCCGACAGCCTGCATACCTCAGTGGGCCTATGGCTATCACCTTGGGGCGGGTATAACAAACCACGCGATATCCGCGTCTCGCACGCGAAAGAAAATGGTTTCGAAACCGTTGATGGGAAATTCGCGTTGTCCGGCCCCAATTACTTCCGCAATTTTAATGAGCAGATCATCAAGCTCATCAAAAATGAACACATCACTTCCTTCAAGCTAGACGGTATGGGTAACGCCAACTCGCATATTCAGGGTAGCCAGTTCGCCTCTGACTTCGACGCCTCTATCGAGTTGATTAAAAACATGCGAGAGGTCAATAAAGACCTGTTTATCAACCTGACCACGGGCACCGATGCCAGCCCGTCATGGCTGTTCTACGCGGACTCTATTTGGCGTCAGGGCGATGATATCAACCTCTTTGGCAAAGGTTCGCCCGCTCAGCAATGGATGACCTACCGTGATGCTGAAACCTACCGCTCGATTGTGCGTAAAGGCCCGTTATTCCCCATCAATTCACTGATGTATCACGGTATTGTCAGTGCAGAAAACGCCTATTTTGGACTGGAGAAAGAACAAACTGATCGCGATTTTGCCGATCAGGTATGGAGTTACTTTGCCACAGGCACCCAGCTACAAGAGCTCTACATCACGCCTTCCCTGCTAAACAGTCATAAATGGGACACGCTGGCCAACGCCGCTAAATGGTCACGGGAAAATAGTGATGTGCTGGTGGATACCCATTGGATTGGTGGCAACCCAACCTCGCTGGAAGTGTATGGCTGGGCATCATGGAACCCAAATAAAGCGATATTGGGTTTACGAAATCCGCTGGATAAAGAGCAAAGTTACTATTTAGACCTGACCAAAAGTTTCGAAATTCCGAGCGGCGAAACAACGAGCTTCACTCTCAAACCGGTGTACGGCGCGAATACCACCCTGCCCGTTGATTACAGCAAACCGGTGATTATCACGCTAAAACCATTGGAAACACTGGTCATCGAAGCAGCTCCTGTTGCTCGCATAAAATAA